Part of the Oncorhynchus mykiss isolate Arlee chromosome 12, USDA_OmykA_1.1, whole genome shotgun sequence genome, GAATCTTGTTGACATGCAGGGATGGATGGTTCCTCCATTACCAGATCTCCCATTGTGACATGTATATAATGTTGTAATAATCACTGACCAACTTCAACAGCTGTTTCTTAGAGTTCACCCCTCTGCCATGCATAAAGCAGAAGTGAGAGTATTTGGGGAGGAGGTTTTTGTCATGGTGTATATCACTGTGATACTTGCGCAAAAGGAGAGTCATTCTGAGTCTGACAGTAATACACTGCTGAGTCTGTCTCCACCACATTACTGATTGTAAACTGATAATCCTTATCAGACGTGGCTTTAGATGTGAAACGATCAGAGGAGAAACCAGATCCATATTCATCAGGGGAGGCGTCAGTACGGTGAAACCTTAACACATACTGAGGAGCTCCTCCTGGAACCTGTTTATACCAGTTTACATAATTTCCTTCATCTTTGGTAATGTCACAGTGAAAAACTGCAGTCCCCTTTGTACTGACAGTCAGTACTGAAGGTGTCTGTGTCACTGCTTTCTGGCAACTGACATCTGTGGGAATGAAACACACCATTTATTAAGACAGTTAATCATACACGAATGTAAAACTTCATTGGCATTGTTTTTGGATTCAGATTGAACAAACAGTAAATTCCTTACATGTTAGAGCAGTGATGAGAGTGCAGAGTGTCCCCAGCATGTCGTCAGTGTGTGGTGTGAACGGCCCTTACTGTCCAGCTGAGAGATGAGCAGGGTTggagtgtgaggagaggagaggctgcagGACCCACCTATAAGGAGACAGCCAGGGAGGATCAGGGGGAGGGGCCTCTATAGTTAACCTATCACCAAGCCAGGGAGGACCAGAGGGAGGGGCCTCTACAGATAATCAATCACCAGCTAATTTTATTGCtgatggacatttctgggggttCACAGACTTCCACATTTGTAGTAATAAcaatattatactgaacaaaaatataaatatgacaTGCAACTAtgtcaaagatttgactgagttacagttcataaggaaatcagtcaatttaaatatattCATTGGGCCCAaatctatgggtttcacatgactgggcagaggtACAGCCATGGGTGGCCCACAGGGGACCACAGCCCTGGGCCAAACAGAATTAGTTTTCCCCACAACATTACAGACAGAACCACCCATTTCCAGTATGCACACAGGCCTATAAATAACTTTAAATGTGTCCCAACCATTCAAGCAAGGGGGAGGTATGAGAGAATAACTCTGTTATTAGCCCTGCACCGTCCTCTACCCTCATCACAGAtccattatataatccatgatgtttatattaatcaccacacatcctctaccctcctccattatataatccaagatgtttatattaatcaccacatatcctctaccctcctccattatataatccatgatgtttatattaatcaccacatatcctctaccctcctccattatataatccatgatgtttatattaatcaccacatatcctctaccctcctccattatataatccatgatgtttatattaatcactacatatcctctaccctccattatataatccatgatgtttatattaatcaccacatatcctctaccctcctccattatataatccatgatgtttatattaatcaccacatatcctctaccctcctccattatataatccatgatgtttatattaatcactacatatcctctaccctcctccattatataatccatgatgtttatattaatcactacatatcctctaccctcctccattatataatccatgatgtttatattaatcaccacatatcctctaccctcctccattatataatccatgatgtttatattaatcactacatatcctctaccctcctccattatataatccatgatgtttatattaatcactacatatcctctaccctcctccattatataatccatgatgtttatattaatcactacatatcctctaccctcctccattatataatccatgatgtttatattaatcactacatatcctctaccctcctccattatataatccatgatgtttatattaatcaccacatatcctctaccctcctccattatataatccatgatgtttatattaatcactacatatcctctaccctcctccattatataatccatgatgtttatattaatcaccacatatcctctaccctcctccattatataatccatgatgtttatattaatcaccacatatcctctaccctcctccattatataatccatgatgtttatattaatcaccacatatcctctaccctcctccattatataatccatgatgtttatattaatcactacatatcctctaccctcctccattatataatccatgatgtttatattaatcactacatatcctctaccctcctccattatataatccatgatgttTATATGTAATCGTTCACCACAGAGGTCAGAGATATAGTAGAACAATGAGTAACTCAGTCccttgttggggaataatcagaattagttgggtaacatagatcatgttttattttcatgatatgcttatgagttatttctcataagaatgtattttgttgtactatagtggtgggcattggcagttatctgttctctgtcaggactaAGTTGTTTGgaccgcagagaggggagaggtcaaggggtcatcatgtgtaaacatatattttgtcactccctacttttcccatcggggagaggaggatggcagtgtctggaatcattctatgctccctctttTGTTGTTCCTATCTTGACCTAtagccccactctcctctccgtgagtttgtccaggattggttgtatttagaattggttgtatctaaatgacaatttgatatatatcatagggtgggggtaatgtcttggtaccattttgtaccaaggacgagataagagctttgtttaggagaccaaactgaacgataatttatagccaactctgtctggctaggggatattcctctctgaagtaaagtattttctttgtgtaagttcctaagacctgtgttttgtcatgtcgtctagggggggggggggggggggggggggatctttgctataaaggatcccaTTTGCCATTATGTTGGCCACTCTCAACTTTTCAATAgagatactgaactgttgaaagtcaaaatgctattgcaaaagcttaattattattaaaggtgAAGATTAAGCATAACTCTGACTCGTGTGTGATTTGCTCTCTCATCATTTGGGAATTagggaaatttccacgacaccctACTCAGAGCAGGTCTAGAACAATGAGTAACTCAGTCCCCACTCAGAGCAGGTCTAGAACAATGAGTATCTCAGTCCCCCCTTAGAGCAGGTCTAGAACAATGAGTAACTCAGTCCCCACTCAGAGCAGGTCTAGAACAATAAGTAtttcagtcccccccccccgccaGAGCAGGTATATGAAGTGCCTGGGGATGCCAATATGTCCTTTatagggcccttgtcaaaagtagtgcactgtaaagggaataaagtgccatttgggacgtattcTCAGTTTCAGTTGTCTGGGCACctgcagacccccccccccccccccccatcttattTACATGAAGCTATAaataaggagaggggaggggaggaggaggggaagcaGGTGTGTCCTGGGGGAGAacgccttggtttcatgcatgttaacattagaagcctcctccctaagtttgttttattcactgccctagcacactccaccaacccagatgtcctagccgtgtctgaatcctggctcaggaagaccaccaaaacccctgaaatttccatccctaagaataacattttccgacaagatagaattgccaaagggggcggtgttgcagtctactgcagagatctCTGCAGAgctctgtcttactatccaggtctgtacccaaaccaTTTGAGCtcctacttctaaaaattcacctctccagaaacaagtccctcaccattgccgcttgatatagaccaccctctgcccccagctgtgccctggactccatatgtgaactgattgcttcccatctatcttcagagctcgtgcttctaggtgacctaaactgggacatgtttaacaccctggccatcctacaatctaagcttgatgccctcaatctcacacaaattatcaatgaacccaccaggtaccaccccaaatcTATAAatacgggcaccctcatagatatcatcctaaccaacttgccctctaaatacacctctgttgttttcagccaagatctcagcgatcactgcctcattgcctgcatccgtaatgggtctgtggtcaaacgACGACCCcttatcactgtcaaacgctccctaaaacacttcagcgagcaggcctttctaatttaCCTGGCCCGGGTACCCTGGAAGGatgttgacctcatcccgtcattagaggatgcctggtcattctttaaaagtgccttcctcatcATCTTAAATAATTCCCCTTTCAAAACATGTAGAATCAGGAAaatatatagcccttggttcactccagacctgactgcccttgaccagcgcaaaaacatcctgtggcgttctgcattagcatcgaatatccCCTGTGAtatacaacttttcagggaagttaggaaccaatatacacaggcagttagcaaagctaaggctagctttttcaagcagaaatgtgcatcctgtagcacaaactcaaaaaagttctatGACACTGTAgtctatggagaataagagcacctcttcccagctgcccactgcactgaggctaggaaacactgtcaccaccgataaatctaatTTAATTTCAGAGCTGGTCAATTTCAGAgcaggtcatgggtgcacctcagccacgctcaaggtcctaaacgatatcataaccaccataagagacattactgtgcagccgtattcatcgacctggccaaggcgttcgactctgtcaatcaccacattcttattggcagactcaatagctttgttttctcaaatgattccctcgcctggttcaccaactacttctctgatagagttcagtgtgtcatatcggagggcctgttgtctggacctctggcagtctctatgggggtaccacagggttcaattctcgggccgactctcttcatcaatgatgtcgctcttgctgctggtgattctctgattcacctctacgcagacaacaccattctgtatacttctggcccttctttggactctgtgttaactaacctccagatgagcttcaaagccatgcaactctccttccgtggcctccaactgctcttaaatgctggtaaaactaaatgcatgctcttcaaccgatcactgcccgcatgtccagcatcactactctggatggttctgacttgtggatactctggatggttctgatatgtggacaactgcaaatacctaggtgtctggttagactgtaaactctccttccaaactcacatcaagcatctccaatccaaaattaaatctagaatctgcttcctatttcacaacaaagcatccttcactcatgctgccaaacatcccctcgtaaaactgaccatcctaccgatccttgacttcggcgatgtcatttataaattagcctccaacactctactcaacaaattggatgcagtctatcacagtgccatccgttttgttaccgtTTTGTCATACACTACCCCCCACTGCGACCCGtgcgctctcattggctggccctcgcttcatactcgtcgacaAATCTTCGCCTTATCGTCGCCTTATcgtcgccttatctcagctcgctggtcaccatagcagcacccatccgtagcacctgctccagcaagtatatctcactggtcacccccaaagccaatttctcctttggtcgcctttccttccagttctctgctgccaatgactggaacgaactgcaaaagtcactgaagctggagactcatatctccctcactaactttaagaaccagctgtcagagcagctcacagatcactgcacttgtacataggccatctgtaaaaagcccatctatctaccttcctcatccccatactgtatttatttatttgtcttgctcctttgcaccccagtatctctacttgcacattcatcttctgcacatctaccattccagtgtttaattgctatattgtaattactttgccaccatggcctatttattgccttaccttccttaacttacctcatttgcactcaccgtatatagactttttgttttatttttctactgtattattgactgtatgttttgtttattccatgtgtaactctgtgttgttgtatgtgtcgaactcctgtgctttatcttggctaggtcacagttgtaaatgagaacttgttctcaactggcttacctggttaaataaaggtgttctcaactagcctacctggttaaataaaggtgttctcaactggcctacctggttaaataaaggtgttctcaactagcctacctggttaaataaaggtgttctcaactggcctacctggttaaataaaggtgttctcaactggcctacctggttaaataaaggtgttctcaactggcctacctggttaaataaaggtgttctcaactagcttacctggttaaataaaggtgaaattaaaaaataatttaaaaaagggAACAACACATCCCTTCCTGTAACTCCGTGTCAGAGCTAGAACACGCCCCCGGCAAATTTTTTtaatatctttatttaactaggcaagtcagttaagaacacattctaatgttcaatgacggcctaggaacagtggattaactgcctgttcagggacagaacaacagatttgtaacttgtcagcccggttgctagtccaccgctctaaccactaggctaccctgccgccccaagtgaCTCTGATAACTAGAAATACTAGATATGAAACCATCAGGTTTTTCTGCGGTGGGACGGAAGGATGGCCCCGCGAGATTAGGTGGGACTGAAACCAGTGGTCTGACAAGCTCCAAACTGTTACTGCTGTAAAGCAGGTATGTCTTGAGTAATTATTAATGGTCCTATGTCCTCCTCTGGTGGACGTTGACAGAACTGCAACCTCTATTCTGATCACTGATGCAGAATGTGAAACATACTGTAGCatgacactgagtgtacaaaacattaagaacaccttcctaatattgagttgaatcTTACAAGGTCATATTTCTCACTTATGCTGAAAATGATGCTGATGCCAACATCTAATGTTATTAACAGAGAACACTTTAAAAAATCTAATGACAGCTTCAAACCCTCAACATTGgcattcaaataaaatcccatggttagcagatgttaatgtgagtgtagcgaaatgcttgtgcttctagttccgacagtgcagtaatatctaacaagtaatctaacaaattcacaacaactacctaatacacacaaatgtaaagggatggaataagaatgtgtacatataaatatatggatgagcaatggccgtgcagcataggcaagatgcagtagatggtatagaatacagtatatacatatgagatcagtaaagtaggatatgtaaacattataaaagtggaattatttaaagtgactagtattatgtattaaagtggccaatgatttggaGTGATTCCTGCATCCTGAGGTAAAATAGAGGCCGGTGTTGTGGTCCAAAACACCTGGATGCTTCCTCAGTTTAGGATCTGGGTCATTCCAACAAACGATGCCTATTAAAAAGTGTAACTTGGTCAAAAATAACTTTGATTTTGTCATAAATAGCACATATTCGCCTTCATAAACAACGTGTTTTCCCATTTCAAGAGGTTAAATATAGAAAGTAATATAACAACTGCCTATTAAGTGTCAAATAAAGTAACAGAGTTGATGATTTCTTGTTAAATAAGCCatgaatccccttgtgacagggagagtggaagcttgttgtgtgcagaAAGGAGGCAATTGAATGCTtcacaaaaaatgttttattgttacAACATTTCCATCCTATCTATCTACGAGTAACAAGATTGACATAATGCTCCACCTGCTCAGTTTCCCACCAAATAACAGCAGAAAATGGCCAATAACTGCTTTTactctatgatttgactattagatgttcaatgtttctttgaTAAAACtatttaaaaaggaatagtttccCCATATTAATTAGACTCAACAAAATTAtgttgccacgagcagcaccgGAGATATTGAGATGGGCGAGATGCAACACTTCACTCTCACACAGTAACACAAagtatctgcgcatgtgcacgGGTACACTTCACACTGTGTACAGCGTGGTGGCCAGGCCATCAAAAGAGCGGAGAGGTTGAGCTTCgcgcttcaacgctcttagttgttgtgAGAATTGACTGACTACGCTGTTTACTTTCTGTATCTACATCATATTGCTGGTTTGAATGCCAGAGCCGACAAGGTGGGGGAAATCTGTCGCTGTGCCCTTGAACAAAGCACTTAAAACAAATTGCTCAATGGGCTCAGTGTAATGGCGACCCTGGCCGTGATTCCGCTCCctgcgggtgtctcagggggagttgggatttgcaaaaaacacatttcattaCACACTGTGTGTAACAGAACAAAtataaacaccccccccccccctcaactgaagctagccaactagccaactaactaccagcttcagcaaaacattgctagcggtcttcagctaaccggtcagctaaccggtcatcagctaacctttagctcggaaagctctcgccagttcgaacaacgcgactctaaccagagcataacggacctatctattattttattttttatttttcacccccggattcccatcgcaaacggaacattttgagctcctgggctacaatatccagacccacgaccggtccattgatgtcaccgcatgaagaggaataaacagactccccccatcgcgacgtccccaaaggctaactctctagcccttgctatctccttgcttgcaaattcggcctgctaactgctagcttgtttagcccggtccgctaactgctaccgtgtttagcaccgtctact contains:
- the LOC110487111 gene encoding immunoglobulin lambda-1 light chain-like isoform X2 is translated as MLGTLCTLITALTYVSCQKAVTQTPSVLTVSTKGTAVFHCDITKDEGNYVNWYKQVPGGAPQYVLRFHRTDASPDEYGSGFSSDRFTSKATSDKDYQFTISNVVETDSAVYYCQTQNDSPFAQVFGQGTKLIVTDSTLPPPVLTILPPSSDELKSSKVTLVCLASQMAMGYADVSWTAGGNPVTGGIATSGPVPQADKTFQLSSCLTVDTSEWNQDKVFSCKVTAGSKFAEKDIKKSECSTE